From one Streptococcus oralis genomic stretch:
- a CDS encoding tyrosine-protein kinase, translating into MPTLEIAHKKLDQARKAEEYYNALRTNIQLSGNNLKVIAITSVKSGEGKSTTSTNIAWAFARAGYKTLLIDADIRNSVMSGVFKSREKITGLTEYLSGTTDLSQGLCETNVENLFVIQAGSVSPNPTALLQSENFATMIDTLHKYFDYIIVDTAPIGVVIDAAIITQKCDASVLVTAAGETNRRDVQKAKEQLEQTSKPFLGVVLNKFNTSVEKYGSYGAYGNYGNYGKK; encoded by the coding sequence ATGCCAACGTTAGAAATTGCACACAAAAAATTGGATCAGGCAAGAAAAGCTGAAGAGTACTACAATGCGCTTCGCACCAATATTCAACTGAGTGGGAATAATTTAAAAGTAATTGCAATTACATCTGTAAAGTCTGGGGAAGGAAAATCAACAACTTCTACTAATATTGCTTGGGCTTTCGCGCGTGCGGGATATAAGACACTGTTAATCGATGCGGATATCCGTAATTCTGTCATGTCGGGTGTTTTTAAATCACGTGAAAAGATTACAGGGTTAACAGAATATTTATCAGGGACAACAGACTTATCACAAGGTTTATGCGAAACAAATGTTGAAAATTTATTTGTTATCCAGGCAGGTTCTGTATCCCCAAACCCTACAGCTTTGCTACAAAGTGAAAATTTTGCAACTATGATTGATACTCTGCATAAATACTTTGATTATATCATTGTTGATACCGCACCGATAGGAGTTGTTATTGATGCTGCAATCATTACACAGAAATGTGATGCTTCTGTTTTGGTGACTGCGGCTGGTGAAACAAATCGTCGCGATGTCCAAAAAGCTAAAGAACAACTCGAACAAACAAGTAAACCATTTCTAGGAGTAGTTCTAAATAAAT
- the cpsC gene encoding capsular polysaccharide biosynthesis protein CpsC has translation MKEQNMMEIDVFHLLKILWKRKFLIALVAFVTGTVAFAYSSFIVKPEFTSTTRIYVVNRNQGDKPGLTNQDLQAGSYLVKDYREIILSQDVLEKVATDLKLELPPKGLASKIKVTVPVDTRIVSISVTDRVPEEASRIANSLREVAAQKIISVTRVSDVTTLEEARPATSPSSPNIRRNTMVGFLVGAVAMVVTVLLVELLDTRVKRPEDVEDVMQIALLGVVPNLDKLR, from the coding sequence ATGAAAGAACAAAATATGATGGAAATCGATGTATTTCACTTACTTAAAATCCTTTGGAAACGAAAATTTTTAATTGCTTTGGTAGCATTCGTGACAGGGACAGTAGCATTTGCCTACAGTAGTTTTATTGTGAAGCCGGAGTTTACGAGTACGACCCGAATTTATGTGGTCAATCGCAATCAGGGAGATAAGCCTGGCTTGACTAACCAAGACTTGCAAGCAGGATCTTACTTGGTAAAAGACTATCGAGAAATCATTCTCTCGCAAGACGTTTTAGAGAAGGTTGCGACTGATTTGAAACTAGAACTCCCTCCAAAAGGTCTTGCTAGTAAAATTAAAGTAACAGTTCCTGTTGATACGCGTATTGTCTCTATCTCTGTTACTGATCGCGTACCAGAAGAAGCAAGTCGGATTGCCAACTCTTTGAGAGAGGTTGCTGCTCAAAAAATCATCAGTGTAACGCGCGTTTCAGATGTGACTACACTTGAAGAAGCACGTCCTGCAACATCGCCATCGTCTCCAAATATTCGTCGTAATACAATGGTTGGATTCCTTGTGGGAGCAGTTGCGATGGTTGTCACTGTTCTCCTTGTCGAACTCTTGGATACACGAGTGAAACGCCCAGAAGATGTTGAGGATGTTATGCAAATTGCACTCTTGGGAGTTGTTCCAAACTTGGATAAATTGAGATAG
- the cps4B gene encoding capsular polysaccharide biosynthesis protein Cps4B yields the protein MIDIHSHIVFDVDDGPKSIEESKKLLREAYSQGVRTIVSTSHRRKGMFETPEEKIATNFLKVREMAKEVADDLIIAYGAEIYYTPDVVEKLEKKLIPTLNDSRYALIEFSMNTAYRDMHKGLSDILMLGITPVIAHIERYDALENNEKRVRELIDMGCYTQVNSSHVLKPKLFGETYKFMKKRAQYFLERDLVHVIASDMHNLDHRPPHMEEAYDIIAKKYSEDKAKELFKDNPRKIIMDQLI from the coding sequence ATGATAGATATCCATTCGCACATCGTTTTTGATGTGGACGATGGTCCAAAGTCGATAGAGGAGAGTAAAAAACTTCTTAGAGAGGCCTATAGTCAAGGAGTGCGGACAATCGTTTCAACATCGCATAGACGAAAAGGGATGTTCGAAACTCCTGAAGAAAAAATCGCAACCAACTTTCTGAAGGTACGAGAAATGGCTAAGGAAGTTGCTGATGACCTAATCATTGCCTATGGGGCAGAAATCTACTATACGCCAGATGTTGTTGAGAAGTTAGAAAAGAAATTAATCCCAACCCTTAACGATAGTCGCTATGCTTTGATTGAGTTTAGTATGAATACAGCTTATCGAGATATGCATAAGGGATTGAGTGATATTCTAATGCTAGGCATTACACCCGTCATTGCCCACATTGAACGTTACGATGCTTTAGAAAACAATGAAAAGCGCGTGCGAGAACTAATTGACATGGGATGTTATACTCAGGTTAATAGTTCTCATGTTTTGAAACCAAAACTCTTCGGAGAAACCTATAAATTTATGAAAAAGAGAGCCCAGTATTTCTTGGAACGAGATCTGGTTCATGTGATAGCAAGTGATATGCACAACTTGGATCACAGACCTCCTCATATGGAGGAAGCCTATGATATCATTGCCAAAAAATACAGCGAAGATAAGGCTAAGGAACTTTTTAAGGATAATCCCCGAAAAATAATAATGGATCAATTGATTTAG
- the cpsA gene encoding LCP family glycopolymer transferase CpsA produces the protein MSRRSKRARLGNAKRNINIFLLSIYFLLSGFLLFLIFKHNILAFRYLNILATILILISIVIAILLIVYKKAEKFTVFFLTLAIVVSSVSLYALQQFVGFTNHINATSNYSEYSMSVVVLKDSEINNVTQLDSVTGPTETDNDNIQKLVADIKTTQSKDLTVEQSTSYLAAYKSLLSGETKAIVLNSVFENIIEAEYPDYASKIKKIYTKQLTKDVAAPKVSKNKAFNIYVSGIDTYGPISSVSRSDVNILMTVNRDTKKILLTTTPRDSYVPIADGGNNQKDKLTHAGIYGVDSSIHTLENLYGVDINYYVRLNFTSFLKLIDLLGGVDVYNDQDFTSLHGKYHFPVGNVHLDSEQALGFVRERYSLADGDRDRGRNQQKVIVAIIQKLTSTEALKNYDNIIQGLQDSLQTNMPLETMMDLVNTQLESGGNYKVNSQDLKGTGRTDLPSYAMPDSNLYMMEIDESSLAAAKAAINDVMEGK, from the coding sequence ATGAGTAGACGCTCAAAGAGAGCTCGTTTAGGGAATGCGAAGCGAAATATTAATATATTCTTATTATCCATTTATTTTTTATTGAGTGGTTTTTTGTTGTTCTTGATTTTTAAACATAATATCCTGGCCTTTAGATATCTCAATATTCTGGCTACGATTTTAATTCTAATTTCTATTGTAATTGCAATCCTTCTGATAGTGTATAAAAAAGCCGAGAAGTTTACGGTTTTCTTTTTGACACTTGCTATCGTAGTTAGCTCCGTTTCTCTCTATGCTTTGCAACAGTTTGTCGGTTTTACCAATCATATCAATGCGACCTCAAACTACTCAGAGTATTCGATGAGTGTGGTCGTTTTGAAAGATAGTGAAATCAATAATGTGACCCAGTTGGATAGTGTAACAGGTCCGACTGAAACAGATAATGATAATATCCAAAAGTTGGTGGCGGATATTAAGACGACACAGAGTAAAGACTTGACAGTTGAACAGAGTACTTCTTATCTAGCAGCTTATAAGAGTCTGCTTTCTGGCGAAACGAAAGCAATTGTCTTAAATAGTGTTTTTGAAAATATCATTGAAGCAGAGTATCCAGATTATGCTTCAAAAATCAAAAAAATCTATACAAAACAATTAACTAAGGATGTAGCGGCACCAAAGGTATCAAAGAATAAAGCTTTCAATATTTATGTGAGTGGTATTGATACCTATGGTCCGATTAGTTCCGTTTCGCGTTCAGATGTAAACATTTTGATGACTGTGAACCGAGATACCAAGAAAATCCTTCTGACTACAACGCCTCGAGATTCCTATGTTCCGATCGCGGATGGGGGAAATAATCAAAAGGATAAATTGACCCACGCTGGAATCTATGGAGTGGACTCGTCGATTCATACTTTGGAAAATCTCTATGGGGTGGATATTAACTACTATGTTCGCTTGAACTTCACTTCTTTCTTGAAATTGATTGACCTTTTAGGTGGTGTTGATGTCTATAATGATCAGGATTTCACTTCTTTGCATGGCAAGTACCATTTCCCTGTTGGGAATGTTCATTTAGACTCTGAGCAGGCTCTTGGTTTTGTCCGTGAGCGCTACTCTCTAGCAGATGGAGATCGAGATCGTGGTCGGAACCAACAAAAGGTTATTGTAGCTATTATTCAGAAGTTGACGTCAACTGAGGCTTTAAAAAACTACGATAACATCATCCAAGGATTGCAAGATTCTCTTCAGACCAATATGCCTTTGGAAACCATGATGGATCTGGTTAATACTCAATTGGAGAGTGGCGGGAATTACAAAGTCAACTCTCAAGACTTGAAGGGAACTGGACGCACGGATCTTCCTTCATACGCTATGCCAGATAGTAACCTCTACATGATGGAAATTGATGAAAGTAGCTTGGCCGCTGCCAAAGCTGCTATCAATGATGTGATGGAGGGCAAGTAG
- a CDS encoding peptide ABC transporter substrate-binding protein, whose product MIKLKKRLIGTGLVLATGILLSACGQSNTDTSTYSSTFSANPTTFNYLLDYYADNTAVITNLVDGLLENDSYGNLVPALAEDWSVSSDGLTYTYKLRKDAKWYTADGEEYASVKAQDFVTGIKYAADNKGQAMDLIQNSIKGLNDYVTGVTNDFSTVGVKALDDYTVEYTLTRPEPYWNSKTTNSILFPVNEEFLKSKDKDFGTLTPDSILYNGPYLLKDFTSKSSIEYVKNPHYYDHDKVTIEKVKLAYFDGSDQEMTIRNFESGAYSIAGVYPNSSNYAKTKEKYQDNIVYSLQDKTSWYFNFNVNRKTYNHTAKTTDEQKKSAQTAILNKKFRQAINFGIDRTAYSAQSNGEEAASKTLRNTLVPPTFVQVGDKTFGEVTASKLVNYGTEWSGINLADAQDAYFNKEKAQAKFAEAKKELEAQGVTFPIHLDVPVDQTNKNAVSGMNSVKQTLETVLGSDNIVIDVQQLSTDDFGNVAFLAPNPAARDYDLNFDGWVGDYQDPSTYLDPFNAETGFYLKIFGLDAKEDQELIKSLGLDTYTQLLKEADAENKDVAKRYEKYAEAQAWMIDNSLVMSAMSNGGTASVTKVTPFTRAYSLVGIKGDGNNYKYMRLQKDPVTKKQFDEAKAKWEAESKRAIEKSQKEFENHVK is encoded by the coding sequence ATGATCAAACTGAAAAAAAGACTAATCGGGACAGGTCTTGTCTTAGCGACAGGGATTTTGCTCTCTGCATGTGGACAGTCCAACACAGATACTAGCACTTATTCATCAACATTTAGTGCGAATCCAACAACTTTTAACTATCTTCTAGATTATTATGCAGATAACACTGCCGTTATTACCAATCTCGTAGATGGATTGCTAGAAAATGACAGCTATGGGAACCTCGTACCTGCTCTTGCGGAGGATTGGTCTGTTTCATCAGATGGTTTGACCTATACCTACAAGCTTAGAAAAGATGCCAAGTGGTATACGGCTGATGGTGAGGAATACGCTTCAGTCAAAGCTCAGGATTTTGTCACTGGGATCAAATATGCTGCGGACAACAAGGGGCAAGCCATGGATCTGATTCAAAATTCAATCAAGGGATTGAATGACTATGTGACGGGTGTGACCAATGACTTTTCAACTGTTGGTGTCAAAGCCTTGGATGACTATACGGTTGAGTACACTTTGACACGACCAGAACCTTATTGGAACTCTAAGACAACCAATAGTATTCTTTTCCCAGTCAACGAAGAGTTTTTGAAATCAAAAGATAAAGACTTTGGTACCTTGACACCAGACAGCATCCTTTATAACGGTCCATATCTGTTAAAAGATTTCACATCAAAATCTTCGATCGAATATGTGAAGAATCCACACTATTATGACCATGATAAAGTAACCATTGAAAAAGTTAAGTTAGCCTACTTTGATGGGTCAGATCAGGAGATGACCATTCGAAACTTTGAAAGTGGTGCTTACTCGATTGCAGGAGTCTATCCAAACAGTTCGAATTATGCTAAGACAAAAGAAAAATACCAAGACAATATCGTCTATAGCTTACAAGACAAGACATCTTGGTACTTTAACTTTAACGTCAACCGCAAAACCTATAATCATACCGCTAAAACAACGGACGAACAAAAGAAATCAGCTCAAACAGCTATCTTAAATAAAAAATTCCGTCAGGCTATCAACTTTGGAATTGATCGAACAGCCTACTCTGCTCAATCTAACGGTGAAGAAGCAGCGAGCAAAACCCTTCGTAATACTCTGGTTCCCCCAACATTTGTCCAGGTGGGAGACAAGACCTTTGGAGAAGTAACAGCTTCTAAGCTTGTGAACTACGGAACTGAGTGGTCAGGCATCAATTTAGCAGACGCTCAAGATGCTTACTTCAATAAGGAAAAGGCCCAAGCAAAATTTGCGGAAGCTAAAAAGGAATTAGAAGCCCAAGGCGTGACTTTCCCAATCCATTTGGATGTCCCTGTTGATCAGACAAATAAAAATGCGGTTTCTGGTATGAACTCGGTTAAACAAACCCTTGAAACAGTACTAGGTTCTGACAATATCGTCATTGATGTTCAACAGCTTTCTACAGATGACTTTGGAAATGTTGCCTTCCTAGCACCAAATCCAGCAGCTCGTGACTACGACCTAAACTTTGATGGTTGGGTTGGTGATTACCAGGATCCATCAACTTATCTAGATCCCTTCAATGCTGAAACTGGCTTCTATCTCAAGATTTTTGGTCTTGATGCCAAGGAAGACCAAGAGCTCATTAAGAGTTTGGGGCTCGATACCTATACACAACTCTTGAAAGAAGCAGATGCTGAGAACAAAGATGTCGCTAAGCGTTATGAAAAATACGCTGAAGCGCAAGCTTGGATGATTGACAATTCTCTAGTCATGTCTGCTATGTCAAATGGTGGTACAGCCTCTGTAACCAAAGTAACTCCGTTTACACGTGCCTACTCCCTAGTGGGAATCAAGGGTGACGGAAATAATTATAAGTACATGAGATTACAAAAAGACCCTGTTACCAAGAAACAATTTGATGAAGCCAAGGCTAAGTGGGAAGCAGAAAGTAAAAGAGCTATCGAAAAGAGCCAAAAAGAGTTTGAAAACCACGTAAAATAA